In Niveispirillum cyanobacteriorum, the following proteins share a genomic window:
- a CDS encoding site-specific tyrosine recombinase XerD, with protein MAGVAPTTGATKARPGRPRKAPAPPPPWVDAFLDMMVAERAASANTRDAYRRDLTDVAGFLTQAKRPSLDQASSDDLRAYLEHLYADRIKDASAAKTVARRLSALRQYYKFLVSEGRRAEDPASVLDTPKQGRSLPKILSESDVAAMLAEAARLGAPEGRRLNALLEVLYATGLRVSELVGLPMNALTRDARALIVRGKGGKERLVPLSAPARDAISAYLPDRPYFMTKGREGKQQAYLFPSRATAGVLTRQRFGQLLKDLAIRAGLDPAKVSPHVLRHCFATHLLDHGADLRSVQKMLGHADIGTTQIYTHVAGERLKQTVEMHHPLSGKRKAKA; from the coding sequence ATGGCGGGGGTGGCACCGACGACAGGGGCGACCAAGGCACGGCCGGGCCGGCCCCGCAAGGCCCCCGCCCCGCCGCCGCCCTGGGTCGATGCTTTTCTGGACATGATGGTGGCCGAACGCGCCGCCAGCGCTAACACGCGCGATGCCTATCGCCGGGACCTGACGGATGTGGCTGGCTTCCTGACACAGGCCAAGCGGCCCAGCCTGGATCAGGCCAGCAGCGATGATCTGCGGGCCTATCTGGAGCATCTTTATGCCGATCGCATCAAGGATGCGTCGGCGGCCAAAACCGTGGCCCGCCGTCTGTCGGCCCTGCGCCAGTACTACAAATTCCTGGTGTCGGAGGGGCGCCGGGCCGAAGACCCGGCCAGCGTCCTGGACACGCCCAAGCAGGGCCGGTCCCTACCCAAGATTCTGTCGGAAAGTGATGTTGCCGCCATGCTGGCCGAAGCCGCCCGTCTGGGCGCGCCGGAGGGGCGGCGGCTGAATGCCCTGCTGGAGGTGCTGTACGCCACGGGCCTGCGCGTGTCGGAACTGGTGGGCCTGCCCATGAACGCCCTGACCCGTGATGCCCGCGCCCTGATCGTGCGCGGCAAGGGTGGCAAGGAACGGCTGGTGCCCTTGTCCGCCCCCGCCCGCGACGCCATTTCGGCCTATCTGCCCGACCGGCCCTATTTCATGACCAAGGGGCGGGAGGGCAAGCAGCAGGCCTATCTGTTCCCTTCGCGCGCCACCGCAGGCGTCCTGACGCGGCAGCGGTTCGGGCAGTTGCTGAAGGATCTGGCCATCCGCGCCGGGCTGGACCCCGCCAAGGTCAGCCCCCATGTGCTACGCCATTGCTTCGCCACCCACCTTCTGGACCATGGCGCCGATCTGCGCTCGGTACAGAAGATGCTGGGCCATGCCGATATCGGCACGACCCAGATTTATACGCATGTCGCGGGTGAACGGCTGAAACAGACGGTGGAGATGCA
- a CDS encoding shikimate kinase, with protein MSVTVLPIPKTLVLIGLMGAGKTSIGKRLAAKLGLPFVDADHEIERAAGCTIQEIFDRFGEAGFRDGERRVIARLLDQPVQVLSTGGGAFMDEATRQTIRDHGISIWLRADLDLLVHRTARRDHRPLLRQGDPRAVLGRLMDIRYPVYAQADLTVDSDDSPPDVTTDRVIAALRQWLGDADSSAA; from the coding sequence ATGTCCGTGACGGTGCTGCCCATCCCCAAGACACTGGTGCTGATCGGCCTGATGGGGGCCGGCAAGACCAGCATTGGCAAGCGCCTGGCCGCCAAGCTGGGCCTGCCCTTCGTCGATGCCGATCATGAGATTGAGCGGGCAGCCGGCTGTACCATCCAGGAAATCTTTGACCGGTTTGGGGAGGCGGGGTTCCGCGACGGCGAACGCCGCGTCATCGCCCGGCTGCTGGACCAGCCGGTGCAGGTCCTGTCCACGGGCGGCGGCGCCTTCATGGATGAGGCGACGCGCCAGACCATCCGCGACCATGGCATCTCCATCTGGCTGCGCGCCGATCTGGACCTGCTGGTCCACCGCACCGCCCGTCGCGACCACCGGCCCCTGCTGCGCCAGGGTGACCCGCGCGCGGTTCTGGGCCGGTTGATGGATATCCGTTACCCCGTCTATGCCCAGGCCGACCTGACCGTGGACAGCGACGACAGTCCCCCCGATGTCACCACCGACCGCGTCATCGCGGCGCTTCGCCAATGGCTGGGCGATGCCGACAGCAGCGCCGCCTGA
- the aroB gene encoding 3-dehydroquinate synthase translates to MTRPSTIVPVALGDRSYDIHIGPGLIRHAGTLIRDAVGNRPLVVLTDSAVAELHLSPLLDSLRAAGAKVLDPIIVPSGEASKDMEKLGEVMDALLSRGIERKTVLVALGGGVVGDLGGFAAAIALRGIDFIQVPTTLLSQVDSSVGGKTGINSRHGKNLIGAFHQPRLVLADTDSLKTLPKREVLAGYAEVVKYGLIDRPDFFTWLEANGQALVDGDDALLTEAIRVSCDAKADIVAKDEREGGLRELLNLGHTFGHALEAEAGYGTALLHGESVAIGMVMAFDLSVRMGLCPAGDLARVKAHLTSVGLPVSAAHLGGGAWTAEKLAAHMAKDKKVKDGRVTFILARGIGKAFRCADVALQDVKAVLAASLAT, encoded by the coding sequence ATGACCCGCCCGAGCACCATCGTCCCCGTCGCCCTGGGTGACCGTTCTTATGACATTCATATCGGGCCGGGCCTGATCCGTCATGCGGGTACCCTGATCCGCGATGCGGTGGGCAACCGCCCGCTGGTGGTGCTGACCGACAGTGCCGTGGCCGAACTGCACCTGTCGCCGCTGCTGGATAGTCTGCGCGCCGCCGGTGCCAAGGTGCTGGACCCGATCATTGTGCCGTCGGGTGAAGCCAGCAAGGATATGGAAAAGCTGGGTGAGGTGATGGACGCCCTGCTGTCGCGCGGGATTGAGCGCAAGACGGTGCTGGTGGCGCTGGGCGGCGGGGTCGTAGGCGACCTGGGTGGCTTCGCGGCGGCCATTGCCCTGCGCGGCATCGATTTCATCCAGGTGCCGACCACGCTGCTGTCCCAGGTGGACAGTTCTGTCGGCGGTAAGACCGGCATCAACAGCCGCCATGGCAAGAACCTGATCGGCGCCTTTCACCAGCCGCGTCTGGTGCTGGCCGACACGGACAGCCTGAAGACCCTGCCGAAGCGGGAAGTGCTGGCCGGCTATGCCGAAGTGGTGAAATATGGCCTGATCGACCGGCCTGATTTCTTCACCTGGCTGGAAGCCAATGGACAGGCGCTGGTCGATGGCGACGACGCCCTGCTGACGGAGGCGATCCGGGTATCGTGCGATGCCAAGGCCGATATCGTGGCCAAGGATGAGCGCGAAGGCGGCTTGCGCGAACTGCTGAACCTGGGTCACACGTTCGGCCATGCGCTGGAGGCGGAGGCCGGTTATGGCACGGCCCTGCTGCATGGCGAGTCGGTGGCTATCGGCATGGTGATGGCCTTTGACCTGTCGGTGCGTATGGGCCTGTGCCCCGCCGGTGATCTGGCGCGGGTGAAGGCGCATCTGACTTCGGTTGGGCTGCCCGTGTCGGCGGCCCATCTGGGCGGCGGTGCCTGGACGGCAGAAAAGCTGGCAGCCCACATGGCCAAGGACAAGAAGGTGAAGGATGGGCGCGTCACCTTCATCCTGGCCCGCGGCATCGGCAAGGCCTTCCGCTGCGCCGATGTGGCGCTGCAGGATGTGAAGGCGGTGCTGGCGGCCTCGCTGGCAACCTGA
- the motA gene encoding flagellar motor stator protein MotA, producing MFAIIGLVGVFFCVFGGYVIFGGKMGIIVEALPKEIMIIGGSGISSFLITNSAHTVKASGKDIKKIFAGSPFHKKEYIELLSLLYQILKTMKSKGVLAIEQHIEKPLESNIFNAYPAVMKSNTTVKFIADYLRMYSIGVDNPMEMESLMEAEIDKMKHEDQHSSHAIQGLADALPALGIVAAVLGVIKTMASISEPPEVLGKLIGGALVGTFMGIFLAYCLAAPIAGRLKGIAEEDSLFYGVIKTAVVAHLGGYAPQVSIEAARKKVPSEYMPDFNELEELLSQIS from the coding sequence ATGTTCGCCATCATCGGCCTTGTCGGCGTGTTCTTCTGCGTGTTCGGCGGTTACGTCATTTTCGGCGGCAAAATGGGCATCATTGTTGAGGCCCTGCCAAAAGAGATCATGATCATCGGTGGATCGGGTATCTCCTCCTTCCTGATCACCAATTCCGCGCACACGGTCAAGGCGTCGGGCAAGGACATCAAGAAGATCTTCGCGGGCTCCCCCTTCCATAAGAAGGAATATATCGAGCTTCTGTCCCTGCTCTATCAGATCTTGAAGACCATGAAGAGCAAGGGTGTGCTGGCCATTGAGCAGCACATCGAAAAGCCCCTGGAAAGCAACATCTTCAACGCCTATCCCGCCGTGATGAAAAGCAACACGACGGTCAAGTTCATCGCTGACTATCTGCGCATGTATTCCATCGGTGTTGATAATCCGATGGAAATGGAAAGCCTGATGGAGGCCGAGATCGACAAGATGAAGCATGAGGACCAGCATTCGTCCCATGCCATCCAGGGTCTGGCAGACGCGTTGCCGGCCCTTGGCATCGTGGCTGCCGTGCTGGGCGTGATTAAGACCATGGCCTCGATCTCCGAACCGCCGGAAGTGCTGGGCAAGCTGATCGGCGGCGCGTTGGTCGGCACCTTCATGGGCATCTTCCTGGCCTATTGTCTGGCCGCCCCCATTGCCGGGCGCTTGAAGGGCATCGCGGAAGAGGACAGCCTGTTTTATGGCGTGATCAAGACGGCGGTCGTGGCGCATCTGGGTGGGTATGCCCCACAGGTCTCCATCGAAGCGGCCCGAAAGAAGGTGCCCTCGGAATACATGCCCGACTTCAACGAGTTGGAAGAACTTCTCTCCCAGATCAGTTGA
- a CDS encoding long-chain fatty acid--CoA ligase has translation MLAGLMMDRPLMIIGLLRHAAQNYADQVITSRFAGEAAHHYTWKDAWHRTARLAHALDALGVKPGDRVGTLAWNDHRHLELYYALPGIGAICHTVNPRLFPDQITYIVNHAEDRFLFIDPMFLPLLEKLWPAFRGVEGVVVMTRAELMPASSVIPNLHCYETLLAGHPDTYDWPEFDENTACGLCYTSGTTGNPKGVLYSHRSSVLHAYGVLTAPGLDVRAASSILVVVPLFHANAWGYPYSAAIVGAKMVLPGPKLDGKSVYELMEQEQVTISSGVPTVWLGLLAHMRATGAKFSSLKNVTVGGSALPRAMLEEFELTHGVACVQGWGMTELSPVGSVGALSQAEAALPVEQQHDAKLRAGRPLYGVEMRVIGPDGQDQPRDGHSYGELVVRGPWITRGYYKDDKANENAFTPDGWFKTGDVAVISDDGAMSIVDRAKDVIKSGGEWISSIDLENAAMGHPSVQEAAVVGVPHPRWVERPLLIIVSRAGHEPDKAALMRHLEGEVAKWWLPDDIVFVPELPHSATGKLLKTELRKRFLNHPLPSTGAAAE, from the coding sequence ATGCTCGCTGGTTTGATGATGGACCGTCCGCTGATGATCATCGGTCTGCTGCGCCATGCCGCACAGAATTATGCCGATCAGGTGATCACATCGCGTTTCGCAGGCGAGGCGGCGCACCACTATACCTGGAAGGATGCCTGGCACCGCACCGCGCGGCTGGCCCATGCGCTTGACGCGCTAGGTGTGAAGCCGGGGGACCGGGTGGGCACCCTGGCCTGGAACGACCATCGGCATTTGGAGCTTTATTATGCCCTGCCGGGGATCGGTGCCATCTGCCACACAGTCAATCCGCGCCTGTTCCCCGATCAGATCACCTATATCGTGAACCATGCCGAGGATCGGTTCCTGTTCATTGATCCCATGTTCCTGCCGCTGTTGGAAAAGCTGTGGCCGGCCTTCAGGGGGGTCGAAGGTGTGGTGGTGATGACGCGGGCCGAGCTGATGCCGGCCAGCAGCGTGATCCCCAATCTCCACTGTTATGAAACCCTGCTGGCCGGGCACCCCGATACGTACGATTGGCCGGAGTTTGATGAGAACACGGCCTGCGGCCTTTGCTATACTTCGGGCACTACGGGCAACCCCAAGGGCGTGCTGTATTCACACCGTTCCTCGGTCCTGCATGCCTATGGCGTGCTGACGGCGCCGGGGCTGGATGTGCGCGCGGCGTCCAGCATTCTGGTGGTGGTGCCCCTGTTTCATGCCAATGCCTGGGGCTACCCCTATTCCGCTGCCATCGTGGGGGCCAAGATGGTGCTGCCCGGTCCCAAGCTGGACGGCAAAAGCGTCTATGAGCTGATGGAACAGGAACAGGTCACCATCTCCTCTGGCGTGCCCACGGTCTGGCTGGGCCTGCTGGCGCATATGCGCGCCACGGGGGCGAAGTTCAGCAGCCTGAAGAATGTGACGGTCGGCGGCTCTGCCCTGCCGCGCGCCATGCTGGAGGAATTTGAGCTGACCCATGGCGTGGCCTGCGTCCAGGGCTGGGGCATGACGGAGCTGTCGCCCGTCGGGTCCGTCGGCGCCCTGTCCCAGGCCGAGGCGGCCCTGCCCGTGGAACAGCAGCATGACGCCAAGCTGCGGGCCGGACGCCCGCTCTATGGTGTGGAAATGCGCGTCATCGGCCCCGACGGACAGGATCAGCCGCGCGATGGCCATTCCTATGGCGAGTTGGTGGTGCGCGGGCCCTGGATCACGCGCGGCTATTACAAGGATGACAAGGCCAACGAGAACGCCTTCACCCCCGATGGCTGGTTCAAGACCGGCGACGTGGCGGTGATCAGCGATGATGGGGCCATGAGCATCGTGGATCGCGCCAAGGACGTGATCAAATCGGGCGGCGAATGGATAAGCTCCATCGACCTGGAAAACGCCGCCATGGGCCACCCGTCGGTGCAGGAAGCGGCGGTGGTGGGTGTGCCGCATCCGCGCTGGGTCGAGCGGCCCCTGCTGATCATTGTGTCCCGCGCTGGTCATGAACCGGATAAGGCTGCCTTGATGCGCCATCTGGAAGGCGAGGTGGCGAAGTGGTGGTTGCCCGACGACATCGTCTTCGTGCCTGAACTGCCGCATTCGGCCACGGGCAAGCTGCTTAAGACGGAACTGCGCAAGCGGTTCCTCAACCATCCCCTGCCATCAACGGGGGCGGCGGCGGAGTGA
- a CDS encoding GNAT family N-acetyltransferase — MKPDPIADLISAVDGMQARLAQAGDRALLRQIVGADAAQMLADVPPSARGVLVSAQVEGRLNAVRRTHPGAATLLMGEDMRTTGLLVLDWPAQGPVTLLEFLFLPHLRGQGRGARLLSAITAVANARRQVIRATLFYDSRARHLLSRAGFAKVRDDGTEILMERRV, encoded by the coding sequence ATGAAACCGGACCCCATTGCCGACCTTATCAGCGCTGTTGACGGCATGCAGGCGCGGCTTGCCCAGGCGGGTGACCGCGCCCTGCTGCGTCAGATTGTTGGGGCGGATGCGGCACAGATGCTGGCCGATGTGCCGCCATCTGCCCGTGGCGTTCTGGTCTCCGCACAGGTGGAGGGGCGGTTGAACGCAGTCCGGCGGACGCATCCGGGGGCCGCGACCCTGCTGATGGGGGAGGATATGCGGACCACGGGGCTGCTGGTCCTGGACTGGCCTGCTCAGGGACCGGTGACGCTGCTGGAATTCCTGTTCCTGCCGCATCTGCGCGGGCAGGGGCGGGGGGCACGGCTACTGTCGGCCATCACCGCCGTCGCCAACGCACGCAGGCAGGTTATCCGCGCCACCCTGTTTTATGACAGCCGGGCCCGCCACCTGCTGTCGCGTGCGGGCTTTGCCAAGGTCCGCGACGACGGCACGGAAATCCTGATGGAACGCCGGGTCTAG